From a region of the Campylobacter showae genome:
- a CDS encoding sodium-dependent transporter: protein MHKTNFTSRWAFIIACVGSAIGMANVWGFPYKVGTNGGGAFLLVYLFFIAIFSYVGLSAEYAIGRRAKTGTLGSYEYAWKSRNWGTFGKILGWIPLAGSMCIAIGYAVIIAYVLKALFQAVTGSLMTVDTNTWFESFALSSYSVVPFHFIVVAGTLFTLFFGAHSIEKTNKIMMPLFFVLFFILAIRVAFLDGAFGGYKFVFHSDWGKLADPMVWVAAMGQAFFSLSITGSGMIVYGAYLSKDEDVVDSAQKTAIFDTIAAMTAALVMLPAVFAYGMDPAAGPGLLFVTLPKILQDMPGGQIFAIILFTAVIFGGVTSLQNMFEAVAESIMHKFPSLKRGVVLIALCIICFGIGVNMEAITSWGPWMDFVSIYIIPIGAVIGAVSWFWVIKKEEIMDEINTGAAKKQGAFWYFTGRYIYVPMALTLCIIALSMHISF, encoded by the coding sequence ATGCACAAAACAAATTTCACGTCACGCTGGGCGTTTATCATCGCTTGCGTGGGCTCGGCTATCGGTATGGCCAACGTCTGGGGGTTTCCTTATAAGGTCGGTACGAACGGCGGCGGCGCGTTTTTGCTCGTTTATCTGTTTTTTATCGCGATATTTTCCTACGTGGGGCTTTCTGCTGAGTACGCTATCGGCAGACGCGCCAAAACCGGTACGCTAGGCTCATACGAATACGCTTGGAAGAGCCGAAACTGGGGTACTTTCGGTAAAATTTTAGGCTGGATACCGCTGGCTGGCTCGATGTGTATCGCTATCGGCTACGCAGTCATCATTGCATACGTTTTAAAGGCGCTATTTCAGGCGGTTACGGGCTCGCTGATGACCGTGGATACGAACACTTGGTTCGAGTCCTTTGCGCTTTCGTCCTACTCGGTCGTGCCGTTTCACTTTATCGTCGTTGCAGGCACGCTATTTACGCTATTTTTCGGCGCGCACAGCATCGAAAAGACAAATAAAATCATGATGCCGCTTTTTTTCGTGCTATTTTTTATCCTCGCTATCAGAGTGGCGTTTTTAGACGGGGCCTTTGGCGGGTATAAATTCGTCTTTCACAGCGACTGGGGCAAGCTAGCAGATCCTATGGTATGGGTAGCGGCGATGGGGCAGGCCTTTTTCTCGCTATCTATCACGGGCTCGGGTATGATCGTTTACGGCGCGTATCTATCAAAGGACGAAGACGTCGTCGATAGCGCGCAAAAAACGGCGATCTTTGATACGATCGCGGCGATGACGGCGGCGCTTGTTATGCTGCCTGCGGTATTTGCTTACGGTATGGATCCTGCGGCGGGGCCTGGGTTACTTTTCGTAACGCTACCTAAAATTTTACAAGACATGCCGGGCGGTCAAATTTTCGCGATTATTTTATTTACGGCTGTGATTTTTGGCGGCGTGACTTCGCTGCAAAATATGTTCGAAGCAGTCGCCGAGTCGATAATGCACAAATTTCCTAGCCTAAAGCGCGGCGTCGTGCTTATCGCGCTTTGCATAATATGCTTTGGCATCGGCGTAAATATGGAAGCCATAACCAGCTGGGGGCCGTGGATGGACTTTGTATCGATCTATATCATCCCTATCGGCGCGGTGATCGGTGCTGTGTCGTGGTTTTGGGTCATAAAAAAAGAAGAGATCATGGACGAGATCAACACGGGCGCGGCAAAAAAGCAAGGCGCGTTTTGGTATTTTACCGGCAGATATATCTACGTACCGATGGCGCTTACGCTTTGTATCATCGCGCTTAGCATGCATATCTCGTTTTAA
- the abc-f gene encoding ribosomal protection-like ABC-F family protein has protein sequence MALIDLIDVSKKFGPNEILNKVSLSVNERERIAIIGKNGSGKSTLMKLIAGALEPDSGRRILQGGVKVEMLAQNPKFDDAATVKDALNLELKEIFDAREEYAAVLEALGRDPQNKELNARQDELIKFIEAKDGWQIERKIERVLEEFKLKEYENRAVASLSGGEIRRVALGALILKKPDILLLDEPTNHLDVYMVRFLEDMLKSSRQTIVFISHDRYFIDALATRSVEIEEGALASFDGGYANYLAKKEEILASLAKSHETLLKQLKAEEEWLRRGVKARLKRNEGRKERVLAMREEAKKNPGVIRRVRLELERASKNFNQTQSVNRKKMLFEIKQLSKNIGGKQLFSGFNARVLQGERIAIVGRNGSGKSTLIKILLGFEKPSSGEIKRGEVRVGYFDQSRSALDDDKSLIETFCPNGGDHVMVRGRNMHVYGYLKNFLFPKEFLDKPIGVLSGGEKNRVALALLFSKEYDVLVLDEPTNDLDIATINILEDYLQSFEGAIIIVSHDRYFVDKIAHKLWAFEGTAIEVLHQEYSVYLELEDELAELGKFEASLSSEAEQAQKQKSKTSAKLSYKQTQILSSHPEKIAALEAKIKELNAGLSDPKIYQQIGLTALYNDLEAAKSELETLENEYFEVLEIAENLDQI, from the coding sequence ATGGCATTAATTGATTTAATCGACGTTAGTAAAAAATTCGGCCCCAATGAAATTTTAAACAAAGTAAGCCTTAGCGTAAACGAGCGCGAGCGTATCGCTATCATCGGCAAAAACGGCAGCGGCAAAAGCACGCTGATGAAGCTAATCGCGGGCGCGCTAGAGCCTGATAGCGGCAGGCGTATACTGCAAGGCGGCGTAAAAGTAGAAATGCTCGCGCAAAATCCCAAATTTGACGATGCGGCTACCGTAAAAGACGCGCTAAATTTGGAGCTAAAAGAGATATTTGATGCGCGTGAAGAGTATGCCGCGGTGCTAGAAGCGCTCGGACGCGACCCGCAAAACAAAGAACTAAACGCGAGGCAAGACGAACTAATTAAATTTATCGAGGCAAAAGACGGCTGGCAGATCGAGCGCAAGATCGAGCGCGTGCTGGAGGAGTTTAAGCTAAAAGAGTACGAAAACCGCGCTGTCGCAAGCCTTAGCGGAGGTGAGATACGCCGCGTGGCTCTGGGCGCACTGATACTTAAAAAGCCCGATATTTTGCTGCTTGACGAGCCTACGAACCACCTTGACGTTTATATGGTGAGATTTTTAGAGGATATGCTAAAAAGCTCGCGCCAGACGATAGTTTTTATCTCGCACGATCGCTATTTTATCGACGCGCTAGCAACTAGAAGCGTCGAGATCGAGGAGGGCGCGCTGGCGTCTTTTGACGGCGGTTACGCAAACTATCTAGCTAAAAAAGAGGAAATCCTAGCCAGCCTAGCCAAATCTCACGAGACGCTGCTAAAACAGCTAAAAGCCGAGGAAGAGTGGCTACGCAGAGGCGTCAAAGCGCGTCTAAAGCGCAACGAAGGGCGCAAAGAGCGAGTGCTAGCCATGCGCGAAGAGGCTAAGAAAAATCCTGGCGTGATACGCCGCGTTAGGCTCGAGCTTGAGCGCGCGAGTAAAAATTTTAACCAAACGCAAAGCGTAAACCGCAAAAAAATGCTCTTTGAGATCAAGCAATTAAGCAAAAATATCGGCGGCAAGCAACTTTTTTCGGGTTTTAACGCGCGCGTTTTGCAAGGCGAGCGTATCGCGATAGTCGGACGAAACGGCAGCGGCAAAAGCACTCTTATTAAAATTTTACTCGGGTTTGAAAAGCCTAGCAGCGGCGAGATCAAGCGAGGCGAAGTGCGAGTGGGGTACTTTGATCAGTCTCGAAGCGCGCTAGATGACGACAAGAGCCTTATTGAGACCTTTTGTCCAAACGGCGGCGATCACGTCATGGTGCGTGGGCGAAATATGCACGTCTACGGCTACCTTAAAAATTTCCTATTTCCGAAAGAATTCCTCGATAAACCCATCGGCGTGCTAAGCGGCGGTGAGAAAAACCGCGTGGCGCTGGCTCTGCTTTTTAGCAAGGAGTACGACGTACTCGTGCTTGACGAGCCGACAAACGACCTAGATATCGCTACTATCAACATCCTTGAAGACTATCTGCAAAGCTTTGAGGGCGCCATAATCATCGTTAGCCATGACCGATACTTCGTCGATAAGATCGCGCACAAACTCTGGGCATTTGAGGGCACGGCGATCGAGGTGCTACATCAAGAATACAGCGTCTATCTCGAGCTAGAAGACGAATTAGCCGAGCTTGGTAAATTTGAAGCAAGCCTATCAAGCGAAGCCGAGCAAGCGCAAAAACAAAAGAGCAAAACAAGCGCGAAGCTAAGCTACAAGCAAACGCAAATTTTATCCTCGCACCCAGAAAAAATCGCCGCGCTAGAGGCTAAGATAAAAGAGCTAAACGCGGGCCTTAGCGATCCTAAAATCTATCAGCAAATCGGCCTAACCGCGCTTTATAACGATCTAGAAGCGGCAAAAAGCGAGCTGGAGACGCTTGAAAACGAATACTTTGAAGTTTTAGAAATCGCCGAAAATTTGGATCAAATTTGA
- the grpE gene encoding nucleotide exchange factor GrpE, with protein MNENENVELEQQIPSNFDESISFEGLDAKYVELQKQLEELTDKYYRANADFENIKKRFEKEKTDIATYANEKFARDLLPVIDALEMAVNFETEGDEYAAKIKEGIYITIDQFKKCFEKNGITPIETEGEFDPNFHNAMLQVESEEVEKGKIVQVIQKGYLINGRVLRPAMVSIAK; from the coding sequence ATGAACGAGAATGAAAATGTAGAGCTTGAGCAGCAAATCCCGTCAAATTTCGACGAGAGCATCAGCTTTGAGGGTCTAGACGCGAAGTACGTCGAGCTTCAAAAGCAGCTCGAGGAGCTAACGGATAAGTATTATAGAGCCAACGCGGACTTTGAAAACATCAAAAAGCGTTTTGAAAAGGAAAAAACAGACATCGCGACGTATGCAAACGAGAAATTCGCGCGAGATCTGCTTCCGGTGATAGATGCGCTTGAGATGGCGGTAAATTTTGAAACCGAAGGCGATGAATACGCGGCAAAAATCAAAGAAGGAATTTATATAACGATAGATCAGTTTAAAAAGTGTTTTGAAAAAAACGGTATCACGCCGATCGAAACCGAGGGCGAATTTGATCCGAATTTCCACAATGCAATGCTGCAAGTAGAGAGCGAAGAGGTGGAAAAAGGCAAGATCGTGCAAGTGATACAAAAAGGCTACCTCATCAACGGCAGAGTTTTACGACCTGCGATGGTATCGATAGCAAAGTAA
- a CDS encoding DKNYY domain-containing protein, whose product MKDKKPILLCLFALFAVLFTVFFMVYIASYEEENEFTQIGSSEFYATPQGKIYALIPSGGKFELKGVRADKFKVLAPGGYRGRNVGMGENAVYCGNLVMIGLDPSRARAIGNGYFTDGEISYFCSDVGGRNYELGGFSEAVQTMAYAILGADKPQSYIYKTQRVSSVNLAPILDFGFAAEKAALGGEGGKVYFEGRQLEGADARALRYVLDVRGRASDFYVTDGRNVYFKSSRLAVKFTPELHETAYFGGVHYLLEPSSGAVYADEHEFASEFAPYSLPFGVSGAHAYHLLFRGKGGIYFWERESGELKRAAADPFTGEISPLAGSVFISGGQTYFVQSREVWHRNKSGRRLGSRHTELFRLKTSEQWRKIGLVRNGVYGAVYANGDKIYYFDAMGTGQLIDSSVYEIADTAVIEVLTRPYDPRGKNLSGEDIRKMIKDERLVPAQGELVFEAVTSYDGEERYYLWIFLGVAILAAIAGKAYEYRNRAKAVENEVATKPRGKLKFRR is encoded by the coding sequence TTGAAAGATAAAAAACCTATACTACTTTGCTTATTTGCGCTTTTTGCCGTGCTTTTTACGGTATTTTTCATGGTTTACATCGCTAGCTACGAGGAGGAAAACGAATTTACCCAGATAGGCAGCAGCGAATTTTACGCGACGCCGCAGGGCAAAATTTACGCGCTCATCCCAAGCGGAGGCAAATTTGAGCTAAAAGGCGTGCGGGCGGATAAATTTAAGGTCCTTGCGCCAGGCGGTTATCGCGGGCGAAACGTCGGCATGGGCGAAAATGCCGTCTACTGCGGCAATCTAGTCATGATTGGGCTTGATCCTTCTCGCGCTAGGGCGATTGGCAACGGATATTTCACGGACGGCGAGATTAGCTATTTTTGTAGCGACGTAGGCGGGAGAAACTACGAGTTAGGCGGCTTTAGCGAGGCGGTTCAAACTATGGCGTACGCGATACTGGGCGCTGATAAACCGCAAAGCTATATCTATAAAACCCAGCGCGTTTCTAGCGTAAATTTAGCCCCTATTTTAGATTTCGGTTTCGCCGCGGAAAAAGCGGCTTTGGGCGGCGAAGGCGGCAAGGTGTATTTTGAGGGCAGGCAGCTAGAGGGTGCAGACGCTAGGGCGCTAAGATACGTGCTAGACGTGCGCGGACGAGCTAGCGATTTTTACGTCACGGACGGACGAAACGTCTATTTTAAAAGCTCTCGGCTCGCAGTCAAATTTACCCCTGAGCTACACGAGACTGCGTATTTTGGCGGCGTGCACTATCTTTTAGAGCCCTCTAGCGGCGCGGTTTATGCAGATGAGCATGAGTTTGCGTCCGAATTTGCGCCTTATTCGCTACCCTTTGGCGTCTCCGGCGCGCACGCCTATCATCTACTTTTTCGCGGCAAAGGCGGGATTTACTTTTGGGAGCGCGAAAGCGGTGAGCTAAAACGCGCGGCGGCGGATCCGTTTACGGGTGAAATTTCGCCGCTTGCGGGTAGCGTTTTTATCAGCGGCGGACAGACTTATTTTGTGCAGAGCCGCGAAGTGTGGCACAGAAATAAGAGCGGCAGGCGGTTAGGCTCGCGCCATACGGAGCTTTTTAGGCTAAAAACGAGCGAGCAATGGCGCAAAATAGGCCTCGTTCGCAACGGCGTATACGGCGCGGTTTATGCAAACGGCGATAAAATTTACTATTTTGACGCGATGGGGACGGGGCAGCTCATAGACTCTAGCGTCTACGAGATCGCGGATACTGCCGTCATAGAGGTCTTGACGCGGCCGTATGACCCGCGCGGCAAAAATCTGAGCGGCGAGGATATCCGCAAGATGATAAAAGACGAGCGGCTCGTACCGGCGCAGGGCGAGCTCGTTTTTGAGGCGGTTACTAGCTATGACGGCGAGGAGAGGTATTATCTTTGGATATTTTTAGGGGTTGCGATTTTAGCGGCGATCGCGGGCAAAGCGTACGAGTATAGAAATCGCGCAAAAGCGGTAGAAAACGAAGTCGCGACAAAACCTCGCGGCAAGTTAAAATTTAGACGGTAA
- a CDS encoding trehalose-6-phosphate synthase translates to MYLFFLIVHILSAVAFVGYVFFDVCIFPFAKKHVDEDTLARVKKSYTKGSAKVFGTAFLLLIISGAYMAKDYFGGENGWLGSPFQILLATKIGVLGLMCLITAISLFFVYKLKKPDPFGKYSHVIALVLCVIMIILAKLMWRV, encoded by the coding sequence ATGTATCTATTTTTCTTGATCGTTCATATTTTGAGCGCCGTCGCCTTCGTCGGTTACGTATTTTTCGACGTTTGTATATTTCCGTTTGCAAAAAAGCACGTAGACGAAGATACCCTCGCTCGCGTCAAAAAATCCTACACCAAAGGCAGCGCAAAGGTATTCGGTACGGCGTTTTTGCTGCTGATTATTAGCGGCGCTTATATGGCGAAGGATTATTTTGGCGGAGAGAATGGATGGCTCGGTAGTCCGTTTCAAATTTTACTCGCGACCAAGATCGGCGTGCTGGGACTAATGTGCCTAATCACGGCGATATCGCTATTTTTCGTCTATAAGCTTAAAAAGCCCGATCCCTTCGGCAAATACTCGCACGTCATCGCCCTTGTTTTGTGCGTCATAATGATAATCCTAGCAAAGCTAATGTGGAGGGTTTAG
- the dnaK gene encoding molecular chaperone DnaK, translating to MAKVIGIDLGTTNSCVSVYERGESKVIPNKEGKNTTPSVVAFTDKGEILVGDSAKRQAVTNPEKTIYSIKRIMGLMSNEKNAQEAKARLPYHVVDRNGACAIEIAGKVYTPQEISAKVLMKLKEDAESYLGETVVDAVITVPAYFNDSQRKATKEAGTIAGLNVLRIINEPTAAALAYGLDKKESEKIMVYDLGGGTFDVTVLETGDNVVEVLATGGNAFLGGDDFDNRLIDWLTSEFKSDSGIDLKTDVMAMQRLKEAAETAKKELSSAQETTINLPFITADATGPKHLTKTLTRAKFEGMIEDLVAQTITKINEVVKDAGLSKSDIKEIVMVGGSTRVPLVQEEVKKAFGKELNKSVNPDEVVAIGAAIQGAVIKGDVKDVLLLDVTPLSLGIETLGGVMTKIIEKGTTIPVKKNQVFSTAEDNQSAVTIHVLQGEREFTRDNKSLGQFNLEGIPAAPRGVPQIEVEFDIDANGILTVSAKDKATGKAQNITISGSSGLSEDEINNMVKDAELHKEDDKKRKDAVEARNQADALAHQTQKSLDELGEKIPAEDRERIQKALDELKETLKDENASKEQIDAKVKTLSEASHKLAEAMYKKDGAAGEQANGGKKKDDDVIDAEVE from the coding sequence ATGGCAAAAGTAATAGGCATAGACCTAGGAACGACGAATTCATGCGTAAGCGTGTATGAGCGAGGCGAGAGCAAGGTAATCCCGAACAAAGAAGGCAAAAACACGACTCCTTCGGTCGTAGCTTTCACGGATAAGGGTGAAATTTTAGTAGGCGATAGCGCAAAACGCCAAGCAGTAACCAACCCTGAAAAAACCATCTACTCTATCAAAAGAATAATGGGTCTAATGAGCAACGAGAAAAATGCGCAGGAGGCTAAAGCTAGGCTGCCGTACCACGTCGTAGATAGAAACGGCGCGTGCGCTATAGAGATCGCGGGCAAGGTCTACACTCCGCAAGAAATCTCGGCCAAAGTGCTAATGAAGCTAAAAGAGGATGCGGAAAGCTACCTGGGCGAAACCGTCGTAGACGCCGTCATTACGGTGCCTGCATACTTTAACGATAGCCAAAGAAAAGCGACTAAAGAAGCGGGAACTATCGCAGGACTAAACGTGCTTCGTATCATAAACGAGCCTACTGCGGCGGCTCTAGCCTACGGCCTAGATAAAAAAGAGTCCGAAAAGATCATGGTTTACGACCTGGGCGGCGGTACGTTTGACGTTACCGTACTAGAAACCGGCGATAACGTGGTCGAGGTTCTAGCTACCGGCGGTAACGCGTTCCTAGGCGGCGATGATTTCGATAACCGCCTAATCGACTGGCTAACGAGCGAATTTAAAAGCGACTCGGGCATCGATCTAAAAACCGACGTGATGGCTATGCAGCGCCTAAAAGAGGCGGCTGAAACGGCTAAAAAAGAGCTAAGCTCGGCTCAAGAAACGACGATAAATTTACCGTTTATTACCGCTGATGCTACGGGTCCTAAACACCTTACAAAGACGCTAACTAGGGCTAAATTTGAAGGTATGATCGAGGATCTGGTCGCTCAAACGATCACCAAGATAAACGAGGTCGTAAAAGACGCCGGCCTAAGCAAATCCGATATCAAAGAAATCGTCATGGTGGGCGGCTCGACGCGCGTGCCTTTAGTTCAAGAAGAGGTCAAAAAGGCGTTTGGCAAAGAGCTAAATAAAAGCGTAAATCCGGACGAAGTCGTAGCTATCGGCGCGGCGATCCAAGGTGCGGTCATCAAAGGCGACGTGAAGGACGTGTTGCTACTTGACGTCACTCCGCTAAGCCTAGGTATCGAGACTCTAGGCGGCGTGATGACGAAAATCATCGAAAAAGGCACGACTATCCCGGTCAAGAAAAATCAGGTATTTTCAACCGCCGAGGACAATCAAAGCGCCGTTACGATCCACGTACTACAAGGCGAGCGCGAATTTACCCGCGACAACAAGTCTTTGGGTCAGTTTAACCTAGAGGGTATCCCTGCCGCTCCTCGCGGAGTGCCGCAGATCGAGGTCGAGTTTGACATCGACGCCAACGGCATCCTAACGGTCTCTGCTAAAGACAAAGCTACAGGCAAAGCCCAAAATATAACGATCTCAGGCTCAAGCGGTCTAAGCGAAGACGAGATCAACAACATGGTCAAAGACGCCGAGCTGCACAAAGAGGACGACAAAAAACGCAAAGACGCGGTGGAGGCTCGCAACCAAGCCGACGCGCTAGCGCACCAAACGCAAAAGAGCCTTGATGAGCTAGGCGAGAAAATACCTGCCGAGGATAGAGAGCGCATCCAAAAGGCACTTGATGAGCTAAAAGAGACGCTAAAAGACGAAAACGCGAGCAAAGAGCAGATCGACGCGAAGGTCAAAACTCTAAGCGAAGCCAGCCACAAGCTAGCCGAAGCGATGTATAAAAAAGACGGTGCTGCTGGCGAGCAAGCAAACGGCGGCAAGAAAAAAGACGACGACGTCATCGACGCCGAAGTCGAGTAA
- a CDS encoding flagellin: MKLGNFSANSSLSNQYLEQAQNNSAKALNNISAQRALSGIDSANLAIADSLRSQSSTLEQGVANANDAIGILQIADSTLANITQSADRIGELSVRYNGGILNADQQKMIKSEADALVGTMSESTQQASFNGKNVFGGQMSFLTGNGTASVNLNAPDFSGIDVSNGESVSKFIGSVNALRGEIGAAQNGIISGINASLTKNVALRQSESQLQNNDIAKNLSAFKQNDLQANAAILAQAHNTASLQSQFNRLLG; the protein is encoded by the coding sequence ATGAAACTGGGAAATTTTTCCGCAAACTCAAGCCTAAGCAATCAGTACCTAGAACAAGCTCAAAACAACAGCGCAAAAGCCCTAAATAACATCTCCGCACAGCGCGCTCTAAGCGGCATCGACAGCGCAAATCTGGCTATCGCAGATTCGCTTCGCTCTCAAAGCTCCACGCTAGAGCAGGGCGTCGCAAACGCAAACGACGCCATCGGCATCCTACAGATCGCAGACTCCACGCTAGCAAATATCACTCAAAGCGCCGACCGCATCGGCGAGCTATCGGTGAGATATAACGGCGGCATCCTAAACGCCGATCAGCAAAAGATGATAAAAAGCGAGGCGGACGCTCTAGTGGGCACGATGAGTGAGAGCACGCAGCAGGCGAGTTTTAACGGTAAAAACGTATTTGGCGGGCAGATGAGCTTCCTAACCGGCAACGGTACGGCGAGCGTAAATTTAAACGCGCCCGATTTTAGCGGTATAGACGTGAGTAACGGCGAGAGTGTGAGCAAATTTATCGGTAGCGTAAACGCTCTGCGAGGTGAGATCGGCGCGGCGCAAAACGGCATCATCTCGGGCATCAACGCGAGCCTAACCAAAAACGTCGCGCTAAGGCAAAGCGAGTCGCAGCTACAAAATAACGACATCGCTAAAAATCTAAGCGCTTTTAAGCAAAACGACCTGCAAGCAAACGCCGCTATCCTCGCGCAAGCGCACAATACCGCAAGCTTGCAAAGCCAGTTTAACAGGCTTTTGGGCTAA
- a CDS encoding HTH domain-containing protein — translation MVEKYTFSDLAYDVLNNSREPLKSQEIWQKAVELGFDKKLNSGGITPKDSLAALLYTNVKKQDSKFIALSRQPTRFGLKGRKYQEIAESKKEIDSENCVALEQKVKKDKFKERDLHPLLVKFLLESPLFDVYAKTIYHEKSIKEKGGQNEWLHPDVVGVHFGFNDFAKTSFDLLKKLNVINHKLYSFEIKISLDWSNLKSSYFQAVSNSSWANEGYLVVFDFDENDEIMQELRRLNANFGIGLIKLDTEILSSKILIASKQRQIDSVTLDILTEKNPNFKEFLDDIVKDIQINEVGGKIAGNYDDVFDDEEIQKHIKDKKMETNGIN, via the coding sequence ATAGTGGAAAAATATACATTTTCGGATTTAGCGTATGATGTTTTAAATAATAGCCGTGAGCCGCTTAAGTCTCAAGAAATTTGGCAAAAAGCAGTTGAATTAGGTTTTGATAAGAAGCTGAATTCTGGCGGTATAACACCTAAGGATAGTTTGGCTGCACTGCTTTATACTAATGTAAAAAAACAAGATTCAAAATTTATTGCACTTTCTCGTCAGCCGACGAGATTTGGACTAAAGGGGCGTAAATATCAAGAAATTGCAGAATCAAAAAAAGAAATTGATTCGGAAAATTGTGTAGCATTGGAGCAAAAGGTAAAAAAAGACAAATTTAAAGAACGAGATTTGCATCCTTTGCTTGTAAAATTCTTGCTTGAAAGCCCATTGTTTGATGTATATGCTAAAACTATCTATCACGAAAAAAGTATCAAGGAAAAGGGTGGTCAAAATGAATGGCTACATCCAGATGTAGTTGGTGTTCATTTTGGTTTTAATGATTTTGCGAAAACCTCTTTTGACCTACTCAAAAAACTAAATGTTATAAATCATAAACTTTATTCTTTTGAAATTAAAATTTCACTTGATTGGTCAAATCTCAAATCATCGTATTTTCAAGCTGTTTCAAACTCAAGCTGGGCTAATGAAGGATATTTGGTAGTATTTGATTTTGATGAAAATGATGAGATCATGCAAGAGCTAAGAAGACTAAATGCGAATTTTGGCATAGGACTTATAAAGCTCGACACTGAGATTTTAAGCTCAAAAATTTTAATTGCATCAAAACAAAGGCAAATTGATAGTGTTACACTTGATATTTTGACGGAAAAAAATCCAAATTTTAAAGAATTTTTGGACGACATTGTTAAAGATATTCAGATAAACGAAGTTGGCGGCAAGATTGCTGGGAATTATGATGATGTGTTTGATGATGAAGAAATACAAAAACATATAAAAGATAAAAAAATGGAAACTAATGGCATTAATTGA